The Syntrophorhabdaceae bacterium nucleotide sequence CAATCTTAACCGTTTTCGGCGACTTGAAAAGCAGGCACGCATCAGTGGACCTGAAGGAATCGAAAGGGATTGTTAAGCTCCACGAGCAGATCGTCGATGCCCTGGCGTCGAAGAAGCACTCAACTGCCGCGGCCTTTTTGAAGGAGGACCTTGCGGCCGCAGAAAGGATTTTGCGGGGTGCATAAGCGAATAGCCCCGACAATATAAAAGGGAGGCGCAGCATGGATGCACCGAATGTGACCGAGTTTTGCGATAAGCTCAAGTTCAACCGCTTCCACTGGGGTCTTGTTGTCCTTGGCGTACTGACCCTGCTCTTCGACGGCTACGACTCGCAGATCCTTGCATACGTGATGCCCAACGTCATCCGCGAGTGGCACCTCACTCCCGTTACAGCTGGCTCGATCGTATCTTACGGCCTCATAGGACTCATGATAGGCACAGCCGGCCTCGGCATGCTTGCCGACCGTATAGGCAGAAAGACGCCCCTGATCCTTGGGCTTCTCATGTTCTCCGTATTCAACGGTGGTCTCTACTGGGTGCATGACTTCAAGACCTTCTGTATCCTCCGGTTCCTCGCGGGCATCGGCATGGGTGGCGCACTGACGCTGAATATTACTTTGGCGTCTGAATTCGCCCCGGCGAGGATAAGGGCGCGGATGGTGGCGACCATGTTCACGGGCTTTATGATAGGACCCGCCGTCGCAGGGGTGATCTCTATGATCTTCATTCCTGCCTTCGGATGGCGCATTGTCCTTTTCTTCGCGCTTCTGCCTCTGTTATTCATCCCTTTCCTGTACTGGTTCCTTCCGGAGTCCGTCCGCTTCCTTGCCCAGAAAGGCCACTACGACAGGGCCAGGCAGGTCTTGAGAAGGATGGAGAAGGCGGCTAAGATTACGCCGATGGAATGGACTGAGAAAAGCTTTGCTCTTCCCGCGGTTGAACGGAAGGCGAGCGTCAAACAGCTCTTCGCCTCAAAACTTGCAGTCATGACCGTGCTCATTTGGCTCGTTTACTTCTTCAACCTGCTTGCCGTATACGGCCTTATCACATGGTTGCCCACGCTGCTCACCAAAGCTGGCGTCTCTCTCGTGAAAAGCTACGGTTACACGGTCATGGACCATTTTGGCGGATTTTTGGGGGCTATCCTGCTTGGCGTCATGCTCGACCGATTCGGCAGGAAATCGGGTCTTTTCTTCGCTTACATACTCGCGGCCGTGGTGTCCTGGCTCTTCGGCCAGGCCACCGGCAGCCCTATCGCACTCTATGTTCTGAGTTTTGCCACGGGTTTCTTCGTTATCGGGGGCCAGTCGGCCCAGCATGCAGTCACGGGAGAAGTCTACCCAACTTTTGTGAGATCCACCGGTGTTGGATGGGCACTTACCATGGGCAGGTTCGGCGCGGTTTGTGGCCCTCTGCTTGGAGGTCTTCTCCAATCTGCCGGCTTCTCCTTCAGCGAGTACTTTGCCTTCCTCGCGATCCCTCCGCTCGTCTGCGCAGTCCTTGTGCTCTTCTACAGGATTAACGTTAGGGGCCAAACCCTGGAGACGGTCGAAGCGGAGCTTACTGGAACGCGAGGGTAGAGGGCTATCGCGCGCGGTTATTCGGTGCGGTTTACCGGCCCAAGAACATGGTTTCAAGATTTGGCATGTTAGAGCAAGAATGCCAACTGAAGAGAACGAAGAGACGGGGCGAGTGATTTCTCGCCCTGTTTTTTCGTTATAGACCGGCGCTACACCTGGTTCAACCTCATCAATCGCGGAGAATTGCTCTTGACACGTATACGCTCAACATCATAATATTCTTACAAATCACAGCGTCTGTATTGACAGTTTTTTTGGATAGAAGATGAGTGAAAACGTATTGGGACCCGCCCATAAATGGCATTTTGATGAATTGAGCTTCTCGGGGGTTGATTTCTCCCAGGCAGAAGAAGTGCTGGCTTATGATGCCATGCATAAGAAATTCCGCGATTACGCCAAGGCAAGCGAGCAAATCATTCGCCGCCTATCTCTGAATTCCGAGAGCGTTGTTATTGATTTGGGGTGCGGTACGGGGGCCTTTACACTTCATGCAGCGAAGCACGTCCGGACTATTTATGCCGTCGATATATCAGTCGCAATGTTGGAGTATGCCAAAAGGCAGGCGGACGAATATGGATTAAGCAATATTGTTTGGTGTCACGGCGGATTGCTCACGTACGAACATGAATATGAACCGGCCGATGCCCTTGTATGTGTAGCGGTCCTCCACCACCTTCCCGATTTTTGGAAGCAAGCCGCGCTTAACAGATGCCATAAAATGATTAAGCCGGGGGGTAAACTCTTCCTATTTGACATCGTATTTCCTTCCGGCACACCTGATCTGGAACGCGAGATTGATGCCTTGATTGAGTCCGTCGAAACAATGGCTGATAAAAAATTGGGAGAAGAGGCGGTAATCCATATTAAAAAGGAATTCAGCACGTATGATTGGATAATGGAGGGGATAATCACAAGGAGTGGATTTCACATCGAAACCGCGGAGTATGATAAGGGCTTTCAAACCACCTACATCTGTTTAAAGAAATAACGAAATCCTGTGAGGCATCATCGTCGGCCTGCAGTTCGCACCCCATGTATTGTGCGCAACGCTGATCAGGTGTGGTTACCATCCAGTCCGAAATGATCGAGATCACCTGTAACAATTCAAAAGTCCCGCCCCCATTTTGATCGACGCTCCTCCGCCTTCAGTGTGGATGGGCATTTCCTGTGTTTTGCACTAATATTTCATCTAAACTTATTCGATTCTTGTGCAGGCTGGACATCGTACGATTTTTGCTGTAACATATGATCGAACATAAGTTCACTGATGGATCCCCAATCTATCATGATCGAAATCATGCGGATCTACTTATCCATACGTAATCGCAACGGACATTTATGAAAATCAGAAACTTGTCACTCTGGATCAAAATGGTTATCGGCGGCATGCTGGTCGTGATTATCGCATTCGTCATCGTCGGTTCCGCTAATTTCTATTATGTATCCAAATCGATGGAGTCCTTTGCAAGAGAAAGAGCCACGCTCATTGCAAAAAGTCTTGCCGATCATGTTGAGACAGACCTTGCAGGCAAATTGAAGGCTATCTCAATGCTTGCCGTCGATCCCCAGGTTGTCGCCGCAGCTTCGGCCGGAAATTACTACGGGGTAATGGAAGCCAAAATGAAGGCGATATTCCAAAGTTACGGAAGTTATCTCGAAGGTGCCTTCATCACCGATAAATCCGGTATTATTCGTATCGACACGGTGGATGTGAAACGACTCGGACTCGATCTCAGCGATAGGAGATATTTTCTGAATGCCAGGACAGGTAATCCAACCATAAGCGATGCCATGTTCTCCAGGGCTACGGGGGATCCGATCATCATGCTCAGTGCTCCCATCATGGCCAATCACCAATTTGTGGGGGTTATCGCTTGCGCGCTCAAGATAAATTATCTTCTGGATTCGATCGGTTCGGTTACTCTTGGAAAGACCGGATATTCTTTTATGATTGACCGCAACGGTATGACGATTGCGCATCCGCGTAAGGATTACATATTGACAAAGGATTCTCTCAGAGTCCCCGGCGTCGAAAACGTCGCCGCGCGTATGACTGCCCAAGAGACCGGAACAGCGGAATATTCATTTGAAGGCACGCCTAAGATGGCCGGATTCGCGCCCATTGAAATAACCGGCTGGAGTGTCGCAGTAACGCAGGATCGCAGTGAGTTTCTCGGACCGGCGCGGACCATTATTTCAAACATCCTGGTCTTTAGCCCCATCGCGCTGTTCATTGCTTTGATACTGGGGACGATGATCGCCCGCGAACTATCCCAGCCCATTCAGAACCTGAGCAGAGCAGCCAAGGGACTGGCAAGGGGGGAATGGCAGCAGTTGCCGGACACGGGCCGCAAGGATGAAATCGGTGAGGTTGTCAGATCATTCAACAGCATGTCCGAACAACTTCAGGAAACGTTCATGGCGCAGAAACGCGCCGAGGATGATTTGTTCAGGTTGAATCAGGAGTTGGAGCAACGGGTTTCACTGCGCACTGGCGAACTGACGTCCAAGACCACGGAGCTAGAAAAAGCCCTGTCCGAAGTCAAAAAATTAAGCGGCCTTCTTCCCATTTGTTCATCCTGCAAAAAGATTCGCGATGATAAAGGTTACTGGAATCAGATCGAATCATACATAAAGGATCATTCGGAAGCGG carries:
- a CDS encoding MFS transporter → MDAPNVTEFCDKLKFNRFHWGLVVLGVLTLLFDGYDSQILAYVMPNVIREWHLTPVTAGSIVSYGLIGLMIGTAGLGMLADRIGRKTPLILGLLMFSVFNGGLYWVHDFKTFCILRFLAGIGMGGALTLNITLASEFAPARIRARMVATMFTGFMIGPAVAGVISMIFIPAFGWRIVLFFALLPLLFIPFLYWFLPESVRFLAQKGHYDRARQVLRRMEKAAKITPMEWTEKSFALPAVERKASVKQLFASKLAVMTVLIWLVYFFNLLAVYGLITWLPTLLTKAGVSLVKSYGYTVMDHFGGFLGAILLGVMLDRFGRKSGLFFAYILAAVVSWLFGQATGSPIALYVLSFATGFFVIGGQSAQHAVTGEVYPTFVRSTGVGWALTMGRFGAVCGPLLGGLLQSAGFSFSEYFAFLAIPPLVCAVLVLFYRINVRGQTLETVEAELTGTRG
- a CDS encoding class I SAM-dependent methyltransferase codes for the protein MSENVLGPAHKWHFDELSFSGVDFSQAEEVLAYDAMHKKFRDYAKASEQIIRRLSLNSESVVIDLGCGTGAFTLHAAKHVRTIYAVDISVAMLEYAKRQADEYGLSNIVWCHGGLLTYEHEYEPADALVCVAVLHHLPDFWKQAALNRCHKMIKPGGKLFLFDIVFPSGTPDLEREIDALIESVETMADKKLGEEAVIHIKKEFSTYDWIMEGIITRSGFHIETAEYDKGFQTTYICLKK
- a CDS encoding cache domain-containing protein, with the protein product MKIRNLSLWIKMVIGGMLVVIIAFVIVGSANFYYVSKSMESFARERATLIAKSLADHVETDLAGKLKAISMLAVDPQVVAAASAGNYYGVMEAKMKAIFQSYGSYLEGAFITDKSGIIRIDTVDVKRLGLDLSDRRYFLNARTGNPTISDAMFSRATGDPIIMLSAPIMANHQFVGVIACALKINYLLDSIGSVTLGKTGYSFMIDRNGMTIAHPRKDYILTKDSLRVPGVENVAARMTAQETGTAEYSFEGTPKMAGFAPIEITGWSVAVTQDRSEFLGPARTIISNILVFSPIALFIALILGTMIARELSQPIQNLSRAAKGLARGEWQQLPDTGRKDEIGEVVRSFNSMSEQLQETFMAQKRAEDDLFRLNQELEQRVSLRTGELTSKTTELEKALSEVKKLSGLLPICSSCKKIRDDKGYWNQIESYIKDHSEAEFSHGICPDCTKKLYPDIFEKIHSDDKP